In Kitasatospora sp. NBC_00240, the following are encoded in one genomic region:
- a CDS encoding sigma-70 family RNA polymerase sigma factor codes for MQARTGTRAQLGDAVGTAVVVAAQAGDERARERLVAAYLPLVYNVVGRALDGHADVDDVVQETMVRVIGRLDGLRDPAAFRSWLVAVAMNEVRRRWSARQQAGLTGLDAAEEVPDPGADFVDLTILRLGLSGQRREVAEATRWLDDRDRDLLALWWLETAGELTRTELAEALELSPQHAAVRVQRMREQLEAARVVVRALAADPRCAELDTLTEAWDGSPAALWRKRIARHARACAACAGHRRGLMPAEGLLAGLGLLPLPQHPGGYLPTAAQSGAPGGDGSAGSGGGDAGSGGGTGTGSDTGSGDGASGSPAEGHGAHGGHGGPDGHGHGGPGRRRRRTGRAVGSAVVVLALGAAVLGALRADPEPAAAPPPVAAAPPAPTPAPVTPTATPQPVEPVPVVVPPVTATPTGAAPSPTPRTAEQQMADRINATRAKRGCPALKIDPRLHSAAQKHSEDMAARNYYDHVDPDGGRADSRITASGYRWSLWGENIDRGRKSPDGVVDDWMDGAIHQDNMLDCRYTAMGLGTAPSPAGTLWTLDLGATR; via the coding sequence ATGCAGGCGCGAACGGGGACACGGGCGCAGCTGGGCGACGCGGTCGGGACGGCGGTGGTCGTCGCGGCGCAGGCCGGTGACGAGCGCGCCAGGGAGCGGCTGGTGGCCGCCTACCTGCCCCTGGTCTACAACGTGGTGGGCCGGGCGCTCGACGGCCACGCGGACGTGGACGACGTGGTGCAGGAGACCATGGTCCGGGTGATCGGCCGGCTCGACGGGCTGCGCGACCCGGCGGCCTTCCGGTCCTGGCTGGTGGCCGTCGCGATGAACGAGGTCCGCCGGCGGTGGTCGGCCCGGCAGCAGGCCGGCCTGACCGGCCTGGACGCCGCCGAGGAGGTGCCGGACCCCGGTGCGGACTTCGTGGACCTCACCATCCTGCGGCTCGGCCTCTCCGGCCAGCGCCGCGAGGTCGCCGAGGCGACCCGCTGGCTGGACGACCGGGACCGGGACCTGCTCGCCCTGTGGTGGCTGGAGACGGCCGGTGAGCTGACCCGCACCGAGCTGGCCGAGGCCCTGGAACTCTCCCCGCAGCACGCGGCGGTGCGGGTCCAGCGGATGCGCGAGCAGCTGGAGGCGGCCCGGGTGGTCGTACGGGCGCTCGCCGCCGACCCGCGCTGCGCGGAACTCGACACCCTCACCGAGGCCTGGGACGGCAGCCCCGCCGCCCTGTGGCGCAAGCGGATCGCCCGGCACGCCCGCGCCTGCGCCGCCTGCGCGGGCCACCGGCGCGGCCTGATGCCCGCCGAGGGCCTGCTGGCCGGCCTCGGCCTGCTGCCGCTGCCGCAGCACCCGGGCGGATACCTGCCGACGGCCGCGCAGTCCGGCGCGCCGGGCGGGGACGGCTCGGCCGGGAGCGGAGGCGGCGACGCGGGGTCGGGCGGCGGCACCGGCACGGGCAGCGACACCGGATCGGGCGACGGGGCGAGCGGTTCCCCCGCGGAGGGCCACGGCGCCCATGGCGGCCACGGTGGCCCGGACGGTCACGGGCACGGCGGTCCCGGCCGCCGGCGGCGCCGGACCGGCCGCGCGGTCGGCTCGGCGGTGGTGGTGCTCGCGCTCGGCGCCGCCGTCCTCGGCGCGCTGCGCGCCGACCCCGAGCCGGCCGCCGCACCGCCGCCGGTGGCCGCCGCACCGCCGGCGCCCACGCCCGCACCCGTGACGCCGACCGCCACCCCGCAGCCCGTGGAACCCGTCCCCGTGGTGGTGCCCCCGGTCACGGCCACCCCGACCGGCGCCGCCCCGAGCCCCACCCCGAGGACGGCCGAGCAGCAGATGGCGGACCGGATCAACGCCACCCGCGCCAAGCGGGGCTGTCCCGCCCTGAAGATCGACCCGCGGCTGCACAGCGCGGCGCAGAAGCACTCGGAGGACATGGCGGCCCGGAACTACTACGACCACGTCGACCCCGACGGCGGCCGAGCCGACAGCCGGATCACCGCCAGCGGCTACCGGTGGAGCCTGTGGGGCGAGAACATCGACCGGGGCCGCAAGAGCCCGGACGGGGTGGTGGACGACTGGATGGACGGTGCCATCCACCAGGACAACATGCTCGACTGCCGGTACACCGCGATGGGGCTGGGCACGGCGCCGAGCCCGGCCGGCACGCTGTGGACGCTGGACCTCGGCGCCACCCGCTGA
- a CDS encoding CAP domain-containing protein: MNSDHPVTGHGRAEERTAAGGHGRRRGRRKKPSAAPRMFAVLAGSVALGGAASWYATVAPPTGPDQRPAAASAPDRLLTAQLAEPQTPAAPTGSPSASAGQPSAAPSPSAAPSTAAPTPAPTATAGTPQAAPATGAPARPTATSSASPAAAKSSPAAGAPAGGKAAQFIDQVAALVNTERANNGCGPVAVNAKLQSAAQVHSDDMAARDYFDHADPEGHHADTRINATGYKWSRWGENIARGQQDAAAVMEAWMNSPGHRANILNCDFKEIGVGVTLGSGGPWWTQVFATAG; the protein is encoded by the coding sequence ATGAACAGCGACCACCCCGTGACCGGTCACGGCCGGGCCGAGGAGCGGACCGCCGCCGGCGGGCACGGACGCCGGCGCGGCCGGCGGAAGAAACCTTCCGCCGCGCCGAGGATGTTCGCGGTGCTGGCCGGGTCGGTGGCCCTGGGCGGCGCGGCGAGCTGGTACGCGACGGTCGCCCCGCCGACCGGCCCGGATCAGCGGCCGGCCGCCGCCAGCGCCCCCGACCGGCTGCTGACCGCCCAGCTCGCCGAACCGCAGACGCCCGCCGCTCCGACCGGCTCGCCGTCCGCGAGCGCCGGACAGCCGTCCGCCGCGCCGTCCCCCAGTGCCGCCCCGAGCACCGCCGCGCCCACGCCCGCACCCACCGCCACGGCCGGGACCCCGCAGGCGGCGCCGGCGACCGGCGCGCCCGCCCGGCCGACGGCCACCTCCTCGGCGTCGCCGGCCGCCGCCAAGTCCTCCCCCGCCGCCGGCGCGCCGGCCGGTGGCAAGGCCGCACAGTTCATCGACCAGGTCGCCGCGCTGGTCAACACCGAACGGGCCAACAACGGCTGCGGGCCGGTGGCCGTCAACGCCAAGCTGCAGTCCGCCGCGCAGGTGCACTCGGACGACATGGCCGCCCGCGACTACTTCGACCACGCCGACCCCGAGGGCCACCACGCGGACACCCGGATCAACGCGACCGGCTACAAGTGGAGCCGCTGGGGCGAGAACATCGCCCGCGGCCAGCAGGACGCCGCCGCCGTGATGGAGGCCTGGATGAACAGCCCCGGCCACCGGGCCAACATCCTCAACTGCGACTTCAAGGAGATCGGTGTCGGGGTCACCCTGGGCTCCGGCGGCCCTTGGTGGACCCAGGTGTTCGCCACCGCCGGCTGA
- a CDS encoding nucleotidyltransferase family protein: MEDQPLPVVAALVLAAGGGRRLGGRPKALLRHRDRPLVEHAVEVVRAGGCGPVTVVLGAAREQVRSEARLPDCHLVDNPDWESGMGSSLRAGLAALAPGASAVLVMLVDTPGVTPAAVARLLAAHRAGADLAAAGYRGRRGHPVLIGARHFAEAAAGATGDAGARALLAAHAAAITLVECADVAVPDDLDTPADLARWTSAP; the protein is encoded by the coding sequence ATGGAAGATCAGCCACTGCCGGTCGTCGCCGCCCTGGTCCTGGCCGCCGGGGGCGGCCGCCGGCTCGGGGGCCGGCCGAAGGCGCTGCTCCGCCACCGCGACCGGCCGCTGGTCGAGCACGCGGTCGAGGTGGTCCGGGCGGGCGGCTGCGGCCCGGTGACCGTGGTGCTGGGGGCGGCCCGCGAGCAGGTCCGGTCCGAGGCCCGACTGCCGGATTGCCACCTTGTCGACAATCCGGACTGGGAGAGCGGCATGGGCTCCTCGCTGCGCGCCGGACTGGCCGCCCTCGCCCCGGGCGCCTCCGCCGTCCTGGTGATGCTGGTGGACACCCCCGGCGTCACCCCCGCCGCGGTGGCCCGGCTGCTCGCCGCCCACCGCGCCGGGGCCGACCTCGCGGCCGCCGGGTACCGGGGCCGCCGCGGGCACCCGGTGCTGATCGGCGCCCGCCACTTCGCCGAGGCCGCCGCCGGCGCCACCGGCGACGCCGGCGCCCGCGCGCTGCTGGCCGCGCACGCGGCCGCGATCACGCTGGTGGAGTGCGCCGACGTCGCCGTCCCGGACGACCTCGACACCCCGGCGGACCTCGCCCGCTGGACGTCCGCGCCCTAG
- the moaA gene encoding GTP 3',8-cyclase MoaA: MDTAPPPLVDRFGRVHTDLRVSLTDRCNLRCTYCMPAEGLNWLPKAEVLSDDEVVRLVRIAVRRLGITSVRLTGGEPLLRRGLPDLVARLTELGPEVSLTTNGIGLARTAVALKQAGLHRVNVSLDTLRADRYAEIARRDRIADVLAGLAAAHAAGLEPVKVNAVPVRGVNDDEIVELVEFAARHGYRMRFIESMPLDAQGAWDRGKMITADELLEILGARWDLVPVGRHGNAPAEEWRIAGTDTVIGVIASVTRPFCGGCDRVRLTADGQLRNCLFATTESDLRALLRGAAEDAAIEAAWRRTIARKGPGHDINSADFVQPDRPMSAIGG; the protein is encoded by the coding sequence ATGGACACCGCACCTCCCCCGCTGGTCGACCGCTTCGGCCGGGTCCACACCGACCTGCGGGTATCCCTCACCGACCGCTGCAACCTGCGCTGCACGTACTGCATGCCGGCGGAGGGTCTCAACTGGCTTCCCAAGGCCGAGGTGCTCAGCGACGACGAGGTCGTCCGGCTGGTGCGGATCGCGGTCCGGCGCCTGGGCATCACCTCCGTCCGGCTGACCGGTGGCGAGCCGCTGCTGCGGCGCGGACTGCCCGATCTGGTGGCCCGGCTGACCGAGCTGGGCCCCGAGGTCTCGCTCACCACCAACGGGATCGGCCTGGCGCGGACGGCGGTCGCGCTCAAGCAGGCGGGCCTGCACCGGGTGAACGTCAGCCTCGACACCCTGCGGGCCGACCGGTACGCCGAGATCGCCCGCCGGGACCGGATCGCCGACGTGCTGGCCGGGCTGGCCGCCGCGCACGCCGCCGGGCTGGAGCCGGTCAAGGTGAACGCCGTCCCGGTGCGCGGGGTCAACGACGACGAGATCGTCGAGCTGGTCGAGTTCGCGGCCCGCCACGGCTACCGGATGCGCTTCATCGAGTCGATGCCGCTGGACGCCCAGGGAGCCTGGGACCGCGGCAAGATGATCACCGCGGACGAGCTGCTGGAGATCCTCGGCGCCCGCTGGGACCTCGTCCCGGTGGGCCGGCACGGCAACGCGCCGGCCGAGGAGTGGCGGATCGCCGGCACCGACACCGTGATCGGTGTGATCGCCTCGGTCACCCGGCCGTTCTGCGGGGGCTGCGACCGGGTCCGGCTCACCGCCGACGGCCAGCTGCGCAACTGCCTGTTCGCGACCACCGAGTCCGACCTGCGGGCGCTGCTGCGCGGCGCGGCCGAGGACGCCGCGATCGAGGCGGCCTGGCGCCGCACCATCGCCCGCAAGGGCCCCGGGCACGACATCAACTCCGCGGACTTCGTCCAGCCGGACCGTCCGATGTCGGCCATCGGCGGCTGA
- a CDS encoding helix-turn-helix domain-containing protein, with protein sequence MHRIAVVAVPPVTAFDLSIPELVFGSAEVAGGPAYEVLVCAPEPGPVQSMGSLRVIVPHGLEVLAGADTVMVTGSGARSDADPRVLEALRAAAGRGARIASICTGAFVLAQAGLLDGRSATTYWVQAGALGHHYPSVRVLPDVLFVEDGPVLTSAGLTAGVDLCLHMVRTDHGAAVANAVARLTLVSAVRHGGEEQPVARPVVATEGPSLAGTRGWALERLDTPLSSAELAAHAGVSVRTLHRRFLAETGVSPLQWLLTQRIERARELLESTDLSVERVADRSGLGGADSLRRHLVQRIGLTPRAYRSKFARAAGRPA encoded by the coding sequence ATGCACCGGATAGCCGTGGTGGCCGTCCCCCCGGTCACCGCCTTCGACCTGTCGATCCCCGAACTCGTCTTCGGCTCGGCGGAGGTGGCGGGCGGGCCGGCCTACGAGGTGCTGGTCTGCGCCCCCGAGCCGGGGCCGGTGCAGAGCATGGGAAGCCTGCGGGTGATCGTCCCGCACGGGCTGGAGGTGCTGGCCGGCGCGGACACCGTGATGGTGACGGGTTCGGGTGCCCGGAGCGACGCCGACCCCCGGGTGCTGGAAGCCCTGCGGGCGGCCGCCGGGCGGGGCGCGCGGATCGCGTCGATCTGCACCGGCGCCTTCGTACTGGCCCAGGCGGGGCTGCTGGACGGGCGCAGCGCGACCACCTACTGGGTGCAGGCGGGCGCGCTGGGGCACCACTACCCGTCGGTGCGGGTACTGCCGGACGTGCTCTTCGTCGAGGACGGTCCGGTGCTGACCTCCGCCGGGCTGACCGCGGGCGTCGACCTCTGCCTGCACATGGTCCGCACCGACCACGGCGCCGCCGTGGCCAACGCGGTGGCCCGGCTGACGCTCGTCTCGGCGGTGCGGCACGGCGGGGAGGAACAGCCGGTGGCCCGGCCGGTGGTGGCCACCGAAGGCCCCTCGCTGGCGGGCACCCGGGGCTGGGCGCTGGAGCGCCTGGACACCCCGCTCTCGTCGGCGGAGCTGGCCGCGCACGCGGGCGTCAGCGTCCGCACCCTGCACCGGCGGTTCCTGGCCGAGACCGGGGTCAGCCCGCTGCAGTGGCTGCTGACCCAGCGGATCGAACGGGCCAGGGAGTTGCTGGAGTCGACGGACCTGTCGGTGGAGCGGGTCGCCGACCGGAGCGGCCTGGGCGGGGCGGACTCGCTGCGCCGCCATCTGGTGCAGCGGATCGGGCTGACCCCGCGCGCCTACCGGTCGAAGTTCGCCCGGGCGGCCGGCCGGCCCGCCTGA
- a CDS encoding NAD-dependent epimerase/dehydratase family protein, with translation MPSYVVIGAGSTGTATARLLADTGEDVRLVTRGGSGPLHPRIERVAADATDPDRLTALVEGAAALVNCAAPPYDRWKQEFPPLAASLLTAAERTGAGYVMLGNVYGYGPVDGPVTELQPMAPNSVKGELRAGMWADALAAHRAGRVRATEVRAGSYFGPGAQSLFQLMAGRRLALGEPAGYYADLDAPHSWAAPVDVARTLVAVARAGTGWGEAWHVPSFATVSARELAARLAAAAGAPAPRLTATTDRELAELARDVSVMGEVAEMRYLTHRPFVLDSTRTERAFGVRATPAAEVVAAVAAEFTGAAGAGAGAGAGAGAGAGAGTA, from the coding sequence ATGCCCAGTTACGTCGTCATCGGCGCCGGATCCACCGGCACCGCCACCGCCCGCCTGCTCGCCGACACGGGGGAGGACGTACGGCTGGTCACCCGTGGTGGATCCGGTCCGCTGCACCCCCGGATCGAACGGGTCGCCGCCGACGCCACCGACCCGGACCGCCTCACCGCGCTGGTCGAGGGCGCGGCCGCCCTGGTCAACTGCGCGGCGCCGCCGTACGACCGCTGGAAGCAGGAGTTCCCGCCGCTGGCCGCGTCGCTGCTCACCGCCGCGGAGCGGACCGGCGCCGGGTACGTGATGCTCGGCAACGTCTACGGTTACGGGCCGGTGGACGGGCCGGTCACCGAGCTGCAGCCGATGGCGCCGAACAGCGTCAAGGGCGAGCTGCGGGCCGGGATGTGGGCGGACGCGCTGGCCGCCCACCGGGCCGGCCGGGTCCGGGCGACGGAGGTCCGGGCCGGCAGCTACTTCGGTCCGGGTGCCCAGTCGCTCTTCCAGTTGATGGCCGGCCGCCGGCTGGCCCTCGGTGAACCCGCCGGCTACTACGCCGACCTGGACGCGCCGCACAGCTGGGCCGCCCCGGTGGACGTCGCCCGCACCCTGGTCGCGGTGGCCCGGGCCGGGACCGGCTGGGGCGAGGCCTGGCACGTGCCCAGCTTCGCCACCGTCTCCGCCCGTGAGCTGGCCGCCCGGCTGGCCGCCGCGGCGGGCGCCCCCGCGCCCCGGCTGACCGCGACGACCGACCGGGAACTCGCCGAACTCGCTCGCGACGTCAGCGTCATGGGCGAGGTCGCCGAGATGCGCTATCTCACCCACCGGCCCTTCGTGCTGGATTCCACCCGCACCGAACGGGCCTTCGGAGTGCGGGCCACGCCGGCGGCGGAGGTGGTGGCCGCGGTCGCCGCCGAGTTCACCGGGGCCGCCGGAGCCGGAGCCGGGGCAGGGGCAGGGGCAGGGGCAGGGGCCGGGGCCGGGACGGCCTGA
- a CDS encoding HNH endonuclease family protein: protein MALAGCTGHPTTSGDSAPSGGLGTSPLQNPDGTKPGLAPITSAADLGAARDLIAKVRTAAAGSKDGYDRDQFGPAWTDNVDGVALGHNKCDTRNDLLARDGRAVERKDGSDCTVTAMTIYDPYTGKTVKWSRTQASRIQIDHVMPLSYDWQMGAAKWDKAKRVQIANDPLNLVPADGQQNASKGDSGPSVWLPADPAVRCSYAVRFAQVSLKYALPVTEADKKAMLQQCGG, encoded by the coding sequence CTGGCGCTGGCGGGGTGCACCGGCCACCCGACGACCTCCGGCGACAGCGCCCCGTCCGGCGGCCTCGGCACCAGCCCACTGCAGAACCCGGACGGCACCAAGCCCGGTCTGGCGCCGATCACTTCGGCGGCGGACCTGGGCGCGGCCCGGGACCTGATAGCCAAGGTGCGGACGGCGGCGGCCGGCTCCAAGGACGGCTACGACCGCGACCAGTTCGGGCCCGCCTGGACGGACAACGTCGACGGGGTGGCGCTCGGGCACAACAAGTGCGACACCCGCAACGACCTGCTGGCCCGGGACGGCCGGGCGGTCGAGCGCAAGGACGGGTCGGACTGCACGGTGACCGCGATGACCATCTACGACCCGTACACCGGCAAGACCGTGAAGTGGTCCAGGACGCAGGCGTCGAGGATCCAGATAGACCACGTGATGCCGCTGTCCTACGACTGGCAGATGGGAGCCGCCAAGTGGGACAAGGCCAAGCGGGTGCAGATAGCCAACGACCCGCTCAACCTCGTCCCGGCCGACGGCCAGCAGAACGCGTCGAAGGGCGACTCGGGGCCGTCCGTCTGGCTGCCCGCCGACCCGGCCGTCCGCTGCTCGTACGCCGTCCGCTTCGCGCAGGTCTCGCTGAAGTACGCCCTGCCCGTCACCGAGGCGGACAAGAAGGCGATGCTCCAGCAGTGCGGGGGCTGA
- a CDS encoding pentapeptide repeat-containing protein produces the protein MSDDRTAAPPAESRPDLRADCSKCFGLCCVALPFAASADFAVGKDAGKPCKNLRTDFRCGIHTKLRQEGFQGCTVYDCFGAGQQVSQVTFGGRDWRQAPETSRQMFEVFPVVRQLHELLWYLTEALTLQPARAVHADLRRALDDTERLTRQSAEDLAGLDVAAHRGRVNELLLRTSELVRATAGRKAKDHRGADLIGARLRKADLRGANLRGAYLIAADLTGADLRSADLIGADFRDARIGGADLTGSLFLTQAQLNAAKGDAATRLPAALTRPAHWS, from the coding sequence GTGTCCGACGACCGCACCGCCGCACCACCCGCCGAGAGCCGTCCCGACCTGCGGGCCGACTGCTCGAAGTGCTTCGGGCTCTGCTGCGTCGCCCTGCCGTTCGCGGCCTCGGCCGACTTCGCCGTCGGCAAGGACGCCGGGAAGCCCTGCAAGAACCTGCGGACCGACTTCCGCTGCGGCATCCACACCAAGCTGCGCCAGGAGGGCTTCCAGGGCTGCACGGTGTACGACTGCTTCGGTGCCGGGCAGCAGGTCTCCCAGGTGACCTTCGGCGGTCGCGACTGGCGGCAGGCGCCGGAGACGTCCCGGCAGATGTTCGAGGTCTTCCCGGTCGTCCGGCAGCTCCACGAACTGCTCTGGTACCTGACCGAGGCGCTCACCCTGCAGCCCGCCCGCGCTGTGCACGCGGACCTCCGCCGGGCGCTGGACGACACCGAGCGGCTCACCCGGCAGAGCGCCGAGGACCTCGCCGGGCTGGACGTCGCCGCCCACCGCGGGCGCGTCAACGAACTGCTGCTGCGCACCAGCGAACTCGTCCGCGCCACCGCCGGGCGCAAGGCCAAGGACCACCGCGGCGCCGACCTGATCGGCGCCAGGCTGCGCAAGGCCGACCTGCGGGGCGCCAACCTGCGCGGCGCCTATCTGATCGCCGCCGACCTCACCGGCGCCGACCTGCGCTCCGCCGACCTGATCGGCGCGGACTTCCGGGACGCCAGGATCGGCGGCGCCGACCTCACCGGCAGCCTCTTCCTGACCCAGGCCCAGCTGAACGCCGCGAAGGGCGACGCCGCCACCAGGCTGCCGGCCGCGCTGACCCGCCCGGCGCACTGGTCCTGA
- a CDS encoding glycosyltransferase family 39 protein, giving the protein MTTTSSFPPTSDPWPEAANYPPPQAPARATVDPIFPPAALPPRGPKGPASWAGRLRTLPARTWRGREDDPRWARPALLGLLAATAVLYFWNLSASGWANSFYSAAVQAGSQSWKAFFYGSSDAANFITVDKPPMSLWPMALSVRIFGLSSWAILAPQVLMAVATVGTVYAAVRRRFSPLGGLVAGGALALTPVAALMFRFNNPDALLVLLLTLAAYGVLRATETAGTRWMVFTGVMFGFGFLTKTLQAFLVLPAFALIYLVVAPTGLGRRVRQLLLGALAMVVSAGWWVAVVQLVPAADRPYIGGSQDNSFLSVTFGYNGFGRITGNETGSVGGGGGGGGAGGGGGMWGSTGITRLFDGDIGGQIAWLMPAALILLVLGLWATRRTPRTDSARAAFLVWGGWLLCTALTFSFMSGIFHQYYTVALVPAVAALVGMGVDGLWRVRHRLPYAAVLGATLAVTAIWAYVLLGRSSDFLPWLRWAVLIGGLAAAAALLLAGRLSARLAAVTGLVGLAAALGGPAAYAVDTVSTGHSGSIVTAGPQVQGAGFGPGGGGRGGFGGRGGALELFGPGQQAPGQNGQGQIPGQGRNGQAQGQVPGQNAQGQGGQGRNGFPGMPQGGFGGRGGGTGGAGGGGGMGGLLNGARVDSELAALLKQGADRYTWVAAAVGSQNQASYQLASGEPVMALGGFNGTDPSLTLGAFQQYVTEGKIHYFIGGGMGGGMGGGTTTAAGTENGAGGTAGAAGAPGATGTAGATGGNMAGGGMGGSSESSEIATWVASHFTAKTVGSATIYDLTAPTG; this is encoded by the coding sequence ATGACCACGACCAGTTCCTTCCCTCCGACCAGCGACCCGTGGCCCGAGGCTGCGAACTATCCGCCGCCGCAGGCCCCGGCGCGCGCCACGGTCGACCCGATCTTCCCGCCCGCCGCCCTGCCCCCGCGCGGCCCGAAGGGTCCGGCGTCCTGGGCCGGGCGCCTGCGCACCCTGCCGGCCCGCACCTGGCGCGGCCGTGAGGACGACCCGCGGTGGGCCCGGCCGGCCCTGCTCGGCCTGCTGGCGGCGACGGCCGTCCTCTACTTCTGGAACCTCAGCGCCTCCGGCTGGGCGAACTCCTTCTACTCCGCCGCCGTCCAGGCCGGCAGCCAGAGCTGGAAGGCCTTCTTCTACGGCTCCTCGGACGCCGCCAACTTCATCACGGTCGACAAGCCGCCGATGTCGCTCTGGCCGATGGCGCTCTCGGTGCGGATCTTCGGCCTGAGCTCGTGGGCGATCCTGGCCCCGCAGGTCCTGATGGCGGTCGCCACCGTCGGCACCGTGTACGCGGCGGTGCGCCGGCGCTTCTCCCCGCTGGGTGGCCTGGTGGCCGGCGGCGCGCTGGCCCTCACCCCGGTCGCGGCGCTGATGTTCCGGTTCAACAACCCGGACGCGCTGCTGGTGCTGCTGCTCACCCTGGCCGCGTACGGCGTGCTGCGGGCCACCGAGACGGCCGGCACCCGCTGGATGGTGTTCACCGGTGTGATGTTCGGCTTCGGATTCCTCACCAAGACCCTGCAGGCCTTCCTGGTACTGCCGGCCTTCGCCCTGATCTACCTGGTGGTCGCGCCGACCGGCCTCGGCCGGCGGGTCCGCCAGCTGCTCCTCGGCGCACTGGCGATGGTCGTGTCGGCCGGCTGGTGGGTGGCGGTCGTGCAGCTCGTCCCGGCCGCCGACCGGCCGTACATCGGCGGCTCGCAGGACAACAGCTTCCTGTCGGTGACCTTCGGCTACAACGGCTTCGGCCGGATCACCGGCAACGAGACCGGCAGCGTCGGCGGCGGTGGCGGCGGAGGCGGTGCGGGCGGCGGTGGCGGCATGTGGGGCAGCACCGGCATCACCCGGCTCTTCGACGGCGACATCGGCGGCCAGATCGCCTGGCTGATGCCGGCCGCGCTGATCCTGCTGGTCCTCGGCCTCTGGGCGACCCGCCGCACCCCCCGGACCGACAGTGCCAGGGCGGCCTTCCTGGTCTGGGGCGGCTGGCTGCTCTGCACCGCCCTGACCTTCAGCTTCATGTCCGGGATCTTCCACCAGTACTACACGGTGGCGCTCGTCCCCGCGGTCGCCGCCCTGGTGGGCATGGGCGTGGACGGCCTCTGGCGGGTCCGCCACCGGCTGCCCTACGCGGCGGTGCTGGGCGCGACCCTCGCCGTCACCGCGATCTGGGCGTACGTCCTGCTCGGGCGCAGCTCGGACTTCCTGCCCTGGCTGCGCTGGGCGGTGCTGATCGGCGGGCTGGCCGCGGCGGCGGCGCTGCTGCTGGCGGGCCGGCTGAGCGCGCGGCTGGCCGCGGTGACCGGGCTGGTCGGCCTGGCGGCGGCGCTGGGCGGCCCGGCGGCGTACGCGGTGGACACGGTGTCCACCGGGCACTCGGGGTCGATCGTGACGGCCGGACCGCAGGTCCAGGGCGCGGGCTTCGGCCCGGGCGGCGGCGGGCGCGGCGGCTTCGGCGGTCGCGGCGGCGCGCTGGAGCTGTTCGGTCCCGGGCAGCAGGCCCCGGGGCAGAACGGGCAGGGGCAGATTCCGGGCCAGGGCCGGAACGGCCAGGCACAGGGCCAGGTTCCGGGGCAGAACGCCCAGGGCCAGGGCGGCCAGGGACGCAACGGGTTCCCCGGGATGCCGCAGGGCGGCTTCGGCGGCCGGGGCGGCGGCACGGGCGGCGCGGGCGGCGGTGGCGGCATGGGTGGCCTGCTGAACGGCGCCCGGGTCGACAGCGAGCTCGCCGCGCTGCTGAAGCAGGGCGCCGACCGGTACACCTGGGTCGCGGCCGCGGTCGGCTCGCAGAACCAGGCCAGTTACCAGCTGGCCTCCGGTGAGCCGGTGATGGCGCTCGGCGGCTTCAACGGCACCGACCCCTCGCTGACCCTCGGCGCCTTCCAGCAGTACGTCACCGAGGGGAAGATCCACTACTTCATCGGTGGCGGGATGGGCGGCGGGATGGGCGGCGGTACGACCACCGCGGCCGGCACCGAGAACGGGGCCGGCGGTACGGCCGGTGCCGCGGGAGCGCCCGGGGCGACGGGTACGGCCGGCGCGACGGGCGGCAACATGGCGGGCGGCGGCATGGGTGGCTCCTCGGAGTCCTCGGAGATCGCCACCTGGGTGGCGTCCCACTTCACCGCGAAGACCGTCGGCAGCGCGACGATCTACGACCTGACGGCCCCCACCGGCTGA